The following is a genomic window from Calditrichota bacterium.
GTCATCATAACCGGGCTTAATGAAGCTTTCGTCATCACCGCCGAACAGCGCCAGCGTCTTATCGACAAGGACCCCAAGTCCGCCGAGATCATCGTCCCCTTCGTCAAAGGCGATGATGTGCGGAAATGGCGTGTGAACTATCGGGATAGATACTTGATCCTGACCAAAATCGGCGTCGAAATTGGGGAATACCCCTTGGTCTACGATCACCTCAAAAAGCATCAAGAGAAACTTGAAAGAAGACAGGATCAGGGGAATTTCTGGTGGGAATTAAGGGCGTGCGATTATTACGATGAATTCGCCAAGCCGAAGATTGTCTGGCCGGATATTGCGAAGGAGAGCCGGTTTGCCTTAGACAAAAATGGATATTTTTATGGCAATACGGTGTATTTTAGCCCGGTGGATTGCTACTATTTGCTTGGCTTGTTGAATTCCAAGCCTGTGTGGCAGTATCTTCTAAGGCATACCGCTGTCCTCGGCGATCCGGATAAGGGAGGGCGGGTTCGGCACTTCCGTCAATATATGGTCACCATACCGACTTCAGCCAACGGCAACAAAGAGGCTATCATGAATCTTGCCGAGAGAGCCGTGATGCTCAAAGACAAGATCACTACCTCCCTCGGCCTTGCCGAGCGCCGCCGCCTCGAGGCGCAACTGCTCGAAGTCGAGCGCGAGATCGACCGAGCTGTCTATAACCTGTATGGCTTGACAGAGAAGGAGATTGCGATTGTGGAGGGGCGCTCGTAGCGCCAGCATCTTGCTGGCAGTGAAAGCCGCCAGGATGGCGGCGCTACGGTTTCATCAGCATTGGCATTGGTCATTAGTCATTTCCATCACCCTTCCGTCACCCTTCCGTCACCGCGTATCTCTATGCCACTACACAGGATACGCCATTTCGGTGACGATGTGACGATTTTTTTGCTACACCCCCCTCATCCGGACTAGTCTGCATCTAAGACCTTGCCGCCAATCCCAATTCCACTTTCGTCCGTGCACCGGTTCGTAGTTCCTGATAGACTTCCAACAACCCCGTCGCATCTTCGTCGATCGACTTGACCGGCTCGATGCCGTCCCGCAGCGATGCGAGCATTTCCGGCGCCGCCGCCAGTTTGCGTATCGCCGATGCCAGGTCGTCAGCATTGCCCGGCTCGAAGAGGATGCCGTTCACCCCTTCCGAGACGATCTCCGGAACCCCCCCCACCCGCGGCGCTATGACCGGCACTCCCGCTTGAAGCGCCTCCCGCACCACAAACGGATAATGCTCGAACCGCGACGGCACCACCACCGCATCGGCTCCCGCGAGCAGCCCGGGCAGATCCTCCGGCTTATACTCCCCTCCATAATGCACCCGCTCAGGATGCGGCTGCTCTTTCAAGCCCTCGTCAAGCAGGTCCTGCTCATAGGGTCTTCCGTAAAGTTCAAGGTGCACCGGATCGCCGTTCATTTGAGTGAATGCCTTCAGGAGCAGATCGACGCCCTTCACTTTGGTAACGTTGCTTAGACAGAGCAGGCGCAGTTCACCGCCCTCTGTTTCTTTGCGCGGCAGCGGGTCAAAGGTGGAAAGTCCCAACGGCGAAAGGCGAATGTCGGGATGCGCCAGACCGTGCCGGTGCAACTGGTCGATCAGGAACTGCGTCGGCGATAGAACAACGTCCGCAGCGAGCAACATCTCCTTCATGCGCCGGAACCTGCGCTCCATATAGGCGAGCGTTTCGGCGTAGCGGTTCATCGACCACTTCTGGTTGCGGGCGTGGAAACAAGCCGCGCAACGCATCGGAGACGACGCTCCGGCGCTGCAGTAAGCCTGCCCTTGATACTGGAGGTGGTATTGTTCGCAGAAGAGATAGGCATCGTGAAGGGTCAGTGCCACCGGCAAACCGCAGGACGAGGCCGCCTCCATAGCGCTTCCGGTGAAGCCGATCAGGTGCTGAAAGTGGGTCACATCGAAACGTTGTTCCGGCAGCCACTCGCGTAACCGGTCGGCTGCCCAGGGGTCGTCCACCATCTCTTTCAAGCCTCGCGGCGGCAGGAGGTTTATCTGCACCACCCGCACGTCGCCGTCGAGCGATTCGGCGATCCGCCCATCGGGAAGATGCGGACTTCGCTCCGGCACCAGGACCGTTACCGCCGCACCTTGTGACCGAAGGGACTGAGCCAGGCTTCGCGTATATAGTTCCGTCCCCGCGAGCGACGCCGGCGGGTAGCCATGCGCTACCAGCAACACCGACGGATCGCCGCTTGATGCCGTTCTCCTGAGGGTCGTCGGAGCACTGATACGGCCTGCAGTAAGTAGCTCGAGATCGCTGATCAACTGCAGCGTCCAGGGTGTGTTGCGGACTTCGAGGCTCTTCCGTGCCCATACAATCGCCCCGTCCATATCATTCCACTTCAGAAGCCGCTGCGATGCCAGCAGCAAGGCGGTCGCCTCCGAGCCTTCCGGATCAGTCTCCCACTGCAGCGTCGGAAAGAGTTCCGGCAAGGTCTGCCGTTCGAGCATTCCTTTTGCAATCCGCGCCTCAAACGAGGTGTCGATATCGACCGAACCGCTCGAGAGGTTGGAGTCGTGCCACCGCCACAGCGCCACCGGCCGTTCGAGCCGCTTGAACCGGCCCACCGGCGCGAGCCGGACATACCACTCGTAGTCATGCGCACGCCTGAAGGACTCGTCGATGAGTCCGACCTGGTCGAATGCCGACCGGCGGACGAGCGTTCCCGGATTCGGGATCGCATTGTGCTGAAACATCTCGGAGATCAAGTCGAAGGATCGCTCCCACCAGTCCTCGTGCTTCAGCGTCCCGCGCTCGCGCAGGTGGTCATCGACTGCAATTAGCGATCCGTAGATCACATCGGCATCGGGGAACTGCTCCAACTTTACGGCGTAATCCTTGAGCAAGTCCGGCAACAGAATATCGTCGGAGTCGAGCCAGAGAACGAACTCCCCGCGAGCCACCCTAATAGCCCGGTTGCGTGTTGCCGGAGCCCCGGCGTGACTACCCGGTAGGTAGCGCACCCGGGGATCGTTCACATGAGCCATCATTTCCGCGGTGCCGTCGGTCGAGCCGTCATCGGCGACGATCACCTCGAAGTGTGGGTAGTCCTGACCGAGGGCGCTCTCGAGCGCCTGCGGAAGATAATGCGCCCGGTTGTAGGTCGGGATCAGGATGGAGATGAAAGGCGCCGGGCCGGAGTCGATGCCGGGCTTTCGTCCTGGTTGCTTGAGGGGGACTTTCTGCTTCCGGATGAGCCCTTGCAACTGCTTCACCGCCCGGGAGTTGCGTGCCGACGGATGGAGTTGTTGAGCCTGTCGGACAAACTCCAGCGATCCCTCGTAGTCCTTCAATTCAAATAGATGCGCAGCGACGATCAGGAGCGCTCGCGACTCACATTCCGCCTCCGAACGGACGTCCCACGGCTCACCCGGGAAAAGTTCCCTCAGCGTATAACGTTTGAGTACCGCCTTGATGATAGGCGGTGAATACTTTTGATGCACCTTATCGCGGTCGCTCATCATCATTGTGCCGTGCATCCGGCGGCGATAGACAGTCGCCTTGATATGCTTGAACTCGGCCTGCCGCGCCAGCCGGCTCCAGAACTCGTCGTCGTAGCAGTTCTGGAAGAATTCGTCGAACCCCCCGGCGAGGTCGAAGCAGGTGCGTCGGACGACCGCTCCGCCATGCGGCAGGACGGTGTTATTGACCAGCATTCCGAACAACTTGTTCTTCATCCGGTACCAGTCCGAGAACTCCTTCTTCCCGGTGGCGCGCATCTTTTCGTCGGTTATGATCCAGTCGCCGTAAAAGACATCGACGTCGGGATG
Proteins encoded in this region:
- a CDS encoding restriction endonuclease → VIITGLNEAFVITAEQRQRLIDKDPKSAEIIVPFVKGDDVRKWRVNYRDRYLILTKIGVEIGEYPLVYDHLKKHQEKLERRQDQGNFWWELRACDYYDEFAKPKIVWPDIAKESRFALDKNGYFYGNTVYFSPVDCYYLLGLLNSKPVWQYLLRHTAVLGDPDKGGRVRHFRQYMVTIPTSANGNKEAIMNLAERAVMLKDKITTSLGLAERRRLEAQLLEVEREIDRAVYNLYGLTEKEIAIVEGRS
- a CDS encoding glycosyltransferase, which produces MVSTEHLLPLDVAVVHGRMPAIIELARGKKVLHIGCTDCGLTQERMAKRDHLHLKLLDVASRVWGVDIDREGLDTMRNLGITDLYEGDAERLEELSLDDKPDLIVASELMEHLDNPGRFLESARRFGCAMVVSVPNAYSSRAFDQLAGGAEMVHEDHNYYYSYTTLKTLARKHGWRTDRCICYYWHGTKEESAILMQRLKASPFYCDGLIFLLSPDNADGLQTLPDHPVNSEVHVVRPELTANHVRQTISNRRLLFIANADDFRFVDPIIANLERAGNDIRKVKVADAKGDQLLKHLEWCDLAWFEWATGPALIAASNLPKTKPVVVRLHRYEAFTESPKKIDWKNIDDLIFIAPHVEAILEDLHGLRLSDLTRTHIIPNGVDLDRFRLLERERGFNIAFVARVQSDKNPALMLQIMESLVKREPRFRLYWAGTVQDRALDIYLHKMVEQLGLAGHVFLDGNIEDISAWLEDKHYLLLTSVVEGHPVCVIEAMARGLKPVLHDYVGEPAGQFGPEFVFRTVDEAVELLLDTRFEPEHYRRIIEERYSRGRELNAVDQILDQLLETSNIVSDTSKEDVDVPPLPEPIITVAIITYNRADLLPEAIESALKQKDARDYEVLVVDDGSTDDTDAVMAACRDPRIRYLKCEHRGAPATLNSAIEAARGKYILWLDSDDAILPKTVALYQSAIAEHPDVDVFYGDWIITDEKMRATGKKEFSDWYRMKNKLFGMLVNNTVLPHGGAVVRRTCFDLAGGFDEFFQNCYDDEFWSRLARQAEFKHIKATVYRRRMHGTMMMSDRDKVHQKYSPPIIKAVLKRYTLRELFPGEPWDVRSEAECESRALLIVAAHLFELKDYEGSLEFVRQAQQLHPSARNSRAVKQLQGLIRKQKVPLKQPGRKPGIDSGPAPFISILIPTYNRAHYLPQALESALGQDYPHFEVIVADDGSTDGTAEMMAHVNDPRVRYLPGSHAGAPATRNRAIRVARGEFVLWLDSDDILLPDLLKDYAVKLEQFPDADVIYGSLIAVDDHLRERGTLKHEDWWERSFDLISEMFQHNAIPNPGTLVRRSAFDQVGLIDESFRRAHDYEWYVRLAPVGRFKRLERPVALWRWHDSNLSSGSVDIDTSFEARIAKGMLERQTLPELFPTLQWETDPEGSEATALLLASQRLLKWNDMDGAIVWARKSLEVRNTPWTLQLISDLELLTAGRISAPTTLRRTASSGDPSVLLVAHGYPPASLAGTELYTRSLAQSLRSQGAAVTVLVPERSPHLPDGRIAESLDGDVRVVQINLLPPRGLKEMVDDPWAADRLREWLPEQRFDVTHFQHLIGFTGSAMEAASSCGLPVALTLHDAYLFCEQYHLQYQGQAYCSAGASSPMRCAACFHARNQKWSMNRYAETLAYMERRFRRMKEMLLAADVVLSPTQFLIDQLHRHGLAHPDIRLSPLGLSTFDPLPRKETEGGELRLLCLSNVTKVKGVDLLLKAFTQMNGDPVHLELYGRPYEQDLLDEGLKEQPHPERVHYGGEYKPEDLPGLLAGADAVVVPSRFEHYPFVVREALQAGVPVIAPRVGGVPEIVSEGVNGILFEPGNADDLASAIRKLAAAPEMLASLRDGIEPVKSIDEDATGLLEVYQELRTGARTKVELGLAARS